In the genome of Carya illinoinensis cultivar Pawnee chromosome 13, C.illinoinensisPawnee_v1, whole genome shotgun sequence, the window AGGATGCTTTTTCCTTAATTCCGAACTCACTTCACTGACCGATTTCTCTTCGTTATCACCTGCAGAGATTGCAAATAGATTTCTGTAATGATAGtttaaacatataaataaagaatTTATAACTactgagaaaaaaaagaagttggatAGATTATGAAGTTTCTTCTTATGTTTTACCTCAGCTGCCCGGTTAGCTGCAAGCTTGCACGGGTCTTGCATGAACAAAGGCTGCTGTATTCCTCAAGCGGGTCTCGTATTTGGATGTCGGCATGACTGTTTCAAAAGCTTCAACAAGTAGTGCCACCTTCCTCTTCCTAGCCGGAGCGAGTTTGGTAACAGCCTGTTGAAGGTGGTAATCGAGCATCCACTCCTCTGCATTTCTTCTTTCATCCTCCATTTGATGCTTCAGATCAACCTTTTCTGCTTCTGGATCGGGAACTATAGGCAGATAGTTTGGTTCTCGTGGGTTGAATTTCCTCAATTCCTTCTCATCGTTGACTCGCCTCTTGCATCTAGTTTTCCATTTCTGACTCTTGCTAGAGTCGGGAAATTCTTGGGTGGAATTGCTCCCAGCAGGCAAGTATGTTGTCTTGATTTCTGGACTGGTTATACCATCGATTATTTTCGATGCATCTGCAGCCTCTAACTCGCTTTTGTCTTCCACTTCCATGTTTTCAACTTCTTCTACGCACTCTTCAGCTGAATTTGATTTCTTCAACCCTGGATTGCTTTGCCTCGCATCATCCATGGAACTAGAGATTTTGAAACTCTTTGCTTCCCTTTGGCCTTTCTCCAAGTTCTGGTCCTCAACAACACTGGAGCTATCAGAGTGCCCATCAGACACATTAGTTTGAGTCTCCTTGGCTAAGCCGTCACCATCAATATGTTCACTTGAATTCCAGTCTTCAGCTGTGTCATCAGGCTGGCGAGCTAGGGCCATCTTGTGGCTTTTATCATTATCAACCTCGGTACTGACTTGGTCCGCTTCAGAGTAAGCGCAAGAGAAATCAAAAGCTTGGACTTCAACCATTATATTGGCGTCATCTGCTAGCTCTTTCTGCTCGATTCCATCTCCGGCATCTTGGAGAGTTGTATGCATCTGCTTATAATTTGAAGCTTCATCCGTTGCTTTGCTGGTGCAATTAGTTTCATCATCTCCAAGTTGAGGATTAGTTTCAGGAATCAGGTTCTCTGCTTCAACTCCGCTCTTCTCGTGACTGTCCTCGCTATTTGCACTTGGTTCCGCAAATGACTCCTCCATAGGAGCTGAAGGGATCTCGGTGCTGATTAACTTTTTCTCCGACTCTCCATTTTCATCTTCAGCAGTTTTTGATTCCTCAAATGCATTTTCATTTGAAGACATTTGGTTGCAATTTATTCTCTCGAAGGCTAGGCTATATTCATGAATCTCTAAGTTCTGACTCAGAATATCTAGTTCAGAATCCCCCTCATCATATTGCGCCTCAGAGCATGCGCTTTCCTCCTCTGCAAACAGCTCTCGTGGTACGGCGGCCAGAATCACTTCATTGCAGCTACTAACGTTGTCATCTGATATGATCACATACTCATTATGAAAATTCAGATTCTGGTCAATTGAACAACCAACATTCAGTTCAGATTTGGCATCAATCTTGATTGAATAATCAGCTTCACTATCTTGCTCTGAAGGAGTAAGATGCCCCTCCTCCCATTCCATATCAGTAACTTCAGAACCAGCCCATTCCCCTTCATCGCTATCAGTGCAGAAGGTCGTCCccatgtttgttttttcttgagCGAAGATACGTAAGAAGTCTTCATCCGCATCTTCTACTTGTTCTCCAGGAAAGCTCTCTGTCCTATCCATTTCTCTAGATGTAGTATCACCATGTTGTTCAGTCTTGTCTTCAAAATCAACCTCAATTTCTGGCGATCCATCAGGGAGGCTCCCTATCACTTCTTGTTCGTCCCTGTACACCGACACTGCTGCATCTCCCCAATCATTTATAGACATGATATCATTATGCTCCTCAATATCTCCAGCAACAGTGTCCTCGTGCTTTATTTTGGCATAGATTTCTATGAAATAATCTACGCTCCCTTCTACTGCGAAAGGAAGCGCAGCCAAGTTACCAAAATCATCTTCGTTATGCGTAGGCTTGTCCTCAAAGATCAACTTAGGAGTATCAATTTTTTCTGTTCCTTCACTGGACAGCTTCGGTCTTTGTGGGCTTAGGGCTTCCATTTGCATACTTTTCTGGGTCTTCAACAAGCGTCTCCTTGCCGACAAGAAGCACTTCAATGGGGGCAAAGGAGAGTGGCGATGACCGTTAAGAGAACAGTACGTGTAGGGGCATACTTTCATGACTGAAGTTCCTTCAGATTCAGTTGCCCCTGGACTAAGCATAAGGTATGCTGGAAACTTTGAGTCCTTCAGAGTTGAAGCACAGGTTGCTCTCTGTGCATTCGTATCTTCACAAAGAACAACCCTGGAAGACTTTTTAGCCGAAGCTCTAACTGGCTTGAAACTGGGGGTCTTTGTTAAAGTCCTCACCAGCTTCAAACTAGACGTCCTTGTTAAAGCTCTTGCTGGTTTATTAGCAGAAGCAGAGCTTGGTTTTGAACTGCTACAACTTCTTCTACTGATATTCTTGCTTTCAAAACTAGTTTGGGTATTTCGAAGACTCACCTGAGACTGCTCCTTCCTTGCTTCAAAACAGCTTGTGGACTTCATGTAATTTGGCGAAACATCAGATGCTTTGATCAGAGGCTGCTGCTTCTGTGGGATGG includes:
- the LOC122292547 gene encoding calmodulin binding protein PICBP, whose protein sequence is MVQRKVTNKRRIQADHVKSEKLLANLKPSFQNQDGKSRVADLKRKMKKTRSIKLSDIESLRPSPMRRNVSQLGKPPPLGVPATAAIPQKQQPLIKASDVSPNYMKSTSCFEARKEQSQVSLRNTQTSFESKNISRRSCSSSKPSSASANKPARALTRTSSLKLVRTLTKTPSFKPVRASAKKSSRVVLCEDTNAQRATCASTLKDSKFPAYLMLSPGATESEGTSVMKVCPYTYCSLNGHRHSPLPPLKCFLSARRRLLKTQKSMQMEALSPQRPKLSSEGTEKIDTPKLIFEDKPTHNEDDFGNLAALPFAVEGSVDYFIEIYAKIKHEDTVAGDIEEHNDIMSINDWGDAAVSVYRDEQEVIGSLPDGSPEIEVDFEDKTEQHGDTTSREMDRTESFPGEQVEDADEDFLRIFAQEKTNMGTTFCTDSDEGEWAGSEVTDMEWEEGHLTPSEQDSEADYSIKIDAKSELNVGCSIDQNLNFHNEYVIISDDNVSSCNEVILAAVPRELFAEEESACSEAQYDEGDSELDILSQNLEIHEYSLAFERINCNQMSSNENAFEESKTAEDENGESEKKLISTEIPSAPMEESFAEPSANSEDSHEKSGVEAENLIPETNPQLGDDETNCTSKATDEASNYKQMHTTLQDAGDGIEQKELADDANIMVEVQAFDFSCAYSEADQVSTEVDNDKSHKMALARQPDDTAEDWNSSEHIDGDGLAKETQTNVSDGHSDSSSVVEDQNLEKGQREAKSFKISSSMDDARQSNPGLKKSNSAEECVEEVENMEVEDKSELEAADASKIIDGITSPEIKTTYLPAGSNSTQEFPDSSKSQKWKTRCKRRVNDEKELRKFNPREPNYLPIVPDPEAEKVDLKHQMEDERRNAEEWMLDYHLQQAVTKLAPARKRKVALLVEAFETVMPTSKYETRLRNTAAFVHARPVQACS